From one Geoalkalibacter halelectricus genomic stretch:
- a CDS encoding type I restriction-modification system subunit M, translating into MLQNNPELKSKIDQLWNKFWSGGISNPLTAIEQITYLLFMKRVDELDLKRQSDAEFSGDEYTSKFEGTWIPPEHRDKSKKDQQAFAVDRNTMRWSEFKRMQAEEMLQHVQTKVFPFLKDLNGSQSKFTHHMKNAVFIIPKPALLVEAVKTIDEIFDIMEKDSQEKGQAFQDIQGDVYEFLLSEIASAGKNGQFRTPRHIIKLMAELVQPQLGHNIGDPACGTGGFLLGAYQYIVTQLAIKAGSKNIKPDEDGFVRTSVAAALTDKAQSILENTLHGYDIDSTMVRLGLMNLMMHGIDDPLIDYKDTLSKSFTEEAQYDIVMANPPFTGSIDKGDINEELTIGTTKTELLFVENIYRLLKKGGTAGVIVPQGVLFGSGKAFKGLRKILVERCDLKAVIAMPSGVFKPYAGVSTAILVFTKVWGTKDKVNAPATENVWFYDMAADGYSLDDKRTKQEGFGDLQDIVARFKDRDPGKDTDRTQKFFFVPRVEIEAEGYDLSLSRYKEDMFEEVEYEAPGMILDKLIRAEVGEVDKERLTDVQSGIVRELLELKEMIG; encoded by the coding sequence ATGCTGCAAAACAACCCCGAATTGAAGTCAAAGATCGACCAGCTCTGGAACAAGTTCTGGAGCGGCGGAATCTCCAACCCCCTGACCGCCATCGAGCAGATTACCTATCTGCTCTTTATGAAACGGGTCGACGAACTCGACCTCAAGAGACAGTCCGATGCCGAATTTTCCGGAGACGAGTACACCTCGAAATTCGAGGGCACCTGGATTCCGCCCGAGCATCGCGACAAGTCGAAAAAAGACCAGCAGGCATTTGCCGTCGATCGAAACACCATGCGCTGGAGTGAGTTCAAGCGGATGCAGGCCGAAGAGATGCTCCAGCATGTCCAGACCAAGGTCTTCCCGTTTCTCAAAGACCTGAACGGCTCTCAGTCGAAATTTACCCATCATATGAAGAACGCCGTCTTCATCATTCCCAAACCGGCGCTGCTGGTCGAAGCGGTGAAGACCATCGACGAGATCTTCGACATCATGGAGAAGGACTCGCAGGAGAAGGGGCAAGCCTTCCAGGATATCCAGGGGGATGTTTACGAATTCCTACTGTCGGAGATTGCCAGTGCCGGGAAGAACGGACAGTTCCGTACCCCGCGCCATATTATCAAGCTGATGGCCGAGCTGGTGCAACCGCAACTGGGGCATAACATCGGGGACCCTGCGTGCGGCACCGGAGGCTTCCTACTCGGAGCCTACCAGTACATTGTCACCCAGTTGGCGATCAAGGCCGGGTCCAAGAACATCAAGCCGGACGAGGATGGTTTTGTTCGCACATCGGTCGCCGCCGCACTGACCGACAAGGCCCAGTCGATCCTCGAAAACACGCTGCATGGCTACGATATCGACAGCACCATGGTCCGTCTTGGACTAATGAACCTGATGATGCACGGTATCGACGATCCGCTGATCGATTACAAGGATACGTTGAGCAAGAGTTTCACCGAGGAGGCCCAGTACGACATCGTCATGGCCAATCCACCGTTCACCGGCAGCATCGATAAGGGGGACATCAACGAAGAGCTGACCATCGGTACGACCAAAACGGAACTACTCTTTGTCGAGAATATCTACCGCCTTCTGAAAAAGGGTGGGACCGCCGGGGTCATCGTTCCGCAGGGGGTGTTGTTCGGTTCTGGTAAGGCGTTCAAGGGGCTGCGTAAGATCCTGGTGGAACGGTGTGATCTTAAAGCGGTCATCGCCATGCCGAGCGGTGTGTTCAAACCCTACGCCGGGGTGAGTACGGCCATTCTGGTTTTTACCAAGGTATGGGGGACGAAGGACAAAGTTAACGCGCCTGCTACAGAGAACGTCTGGTTTTACGATATGGCAGCGGATGGCTATTCCTTGGACGACAAGCGCACCAAGCAGGAAGGGTTTGGGGATCTTCAGGATATTGTTGCTCGATTTAAAGATCGTGACCCGGGCAAAGACACCGACCGTACTCAGAAATTCTTTTTCGTGCCTCGCGTCGAGATCGAGGCCGAAGGTTATGACCTCAGTTTGAGTCGGTACAAGGAGGATATGTTTGAAGAGGTGGAGTATGAAGCTCCGGGAATGATTCTGGACAAGCTGATTAGGGCTGAAGTGGGAGAGGTAGATAAAGAGCGATTAACTGATGTGCAGAGCGGTATCGTGCGGGAGCTGCTTGAACTGAAGGAGATGATTGGATGA
- a CDS encoding type I restriction endonuclease subunit R, whose product MTHTEAKTRQELIDRRLLDSGWNVKDCTQVVEEFDIVIGLPAGVREPRTKYEGHQFSDYVLLGKDGKPLAVVEAKKTSKDAELGREQAKQYCYNIQKQNGGELPFCFYTNGLVTYFWDLENYPPRKVVGFPTRDDLERFRYIRRNRKPLTQELINTNISGRDYQILAIRAVLESIEEKKRDFLLVMATGTGKTRTCISLVDVLMRAGYAERVLFLVDRIALRDQALEAFKEHLPHEPRWPNKGEKQIETDRRIYVSTYPTMLNIIRDDAQRLSPHFFDFIVIDESHRSIYNTYGEILDYFKTITLGLTATPTDIIDHNTFELFHCEDGVPTFAYTFEEAVNNEPPYLCTFQVMKIQTKFQMEGISKRTISLEDQKKLLLEGKEIEEINFEGSELEKKVINKGTNALIVKEFMEECIKDPNGVLPGKTIFFCSSKAHARRIEEIFDKLYPQYKGDLARVLVSDDPRVYGKGGLLDQFKQNDMPRVAISVDMLDTGIDVLEIVNLVFAKPVYSYTKFWQMIGRGTRLLEPKKPKPWCTEKDVFLILDCWDNFEYFKLQPKGKELKPQLPLPVRLVGLRLDKIEAAVDRGEAEEAEREIIKLRQQVAELPQGSVVIKEAAPILHRLKGDNFWVSLGHQKLEFLRAEVKPLFRTVSEADFKAMRFERDLLEYSLARLIEEKEKAETLKEGIIEQIGELPLSVNFVKAEEALIRSAQTNHYWATADEDTLDDLNARIGPLMKFRESVMTGTGPVHLDLKDVLHNKEMVEFGPQHEAVSISRYREMVEALIAELTEHNPILMKIKNGADVSSDEANELAEMLHAEHPHITEELLRQVYQNRKARFIQFIRHILGIEVLKSFPDTVAEAFDQFIREHTNLNSRQLEFLNLLKNFIVEREKVEKRDLINAPFTVIHPKGIRGVFSPAEINEILALTEQLAA is encoded by the coding sequence ATGACTCACACCGAGGCCAAAACACGTCAAGAGCTGATCGATAGAAGGCTCCTCGACTCCGGGTGGAATGTGAAGGACTGCACCCAGGTGGTTGAAGAGTTTGATATCGTGATCGGATTACCGGCGGGCGTTCGTGAGCCACGGACCAAGTACGAAGGCCACCAGTTCAGCGACTATGTTCTCCTCGGCAAAGATGGCAAGCCGCTGGCCGTGGTCGAGGCGAAGAAGACATCAAAGGATGCCGAACTCGGACGCGAACAGGCCAAACAGTATTGCTACAACATCCAAAAGCAGAATGGCGGCGAGTTGCCCTTCTGCTTTTATACCAATGGACTGGTCACCTACTTCTGGGATCTGGAAAACTATCCTCCACGCAAAGTGGTCGGTTTTCCGACTCGCGACGATCTGGAACGTTTTCGCTATATCCGCCGTAACCGCAAGCCTCTTACCCAGGAACTGATCAATACCAATATCTCCGGCCGGGATTATCAGATTCTGGCCATCCGGGCTGTCCTGGAATCGATTGAGGAGAAGAAGCGCGACTTCCTGCTGGTCATGGCGACCGGAACCGGTAAGACCCGAACCTGCATTTCCCTGGTCGATGTTCTTATGCGGGCCGGTTACGCCGAGCGGGTGTTGTTCCTGGTCGACCGCATTGCTCTCAGAGATCAAGCGCTGGAAGCGTTCAAAGAGCACCTTCCGCATGAACCGCGCTGGCCGAACAAGGGTGAGAAACAGATCGAAACGGATCGCCGAATTTACGTGTCGACCTATCCGACCATGCTCAATATCATCCGCGATGATGCGCAACGGCTCTCGCCGCATTTCTTCGATTTCATCGTTATCGATGAAAGCCATCGTTCGATCTACAACACCTACGGCGAGATCCTCGACTATTTCAAGACCATCACTCTCGGCCTGACGGCCACCCCGACCGACATCATCGATCACAATACCTTCGAGCTGTTCCACTGTGAGGATGGGGTCCCGACCTTCGCCTACACTTTTGAGGAGGCGGTCAACAACGAGCCGCCGTACCTTTGCACCTTCCAGGTGATGAAGATCCAGACCAAGTTTCAGATGGAAGGGATCAGCAAGCGGACCATCTCTCTGGAGGACCAGAAGAAGCTGCTGCTCGAAGGTAAGGAGATCGAGGAGATCAATTTCGAGGGGTCGGAGCTGGAGAAGAAGGTCATCAACAAGGGGACCAACGCGCTGATCGTCAAGGAGTTCATGGAGGAGTGCATCAAGGACCCTAACGGCGTGCTCCCGGGCAAAACCATCTTCTTCTGTTCGTCGAAGGCTCATGCCCGGCGCATCGAGGAAATCTTCGACAAGCTCTACCCGCAATACAAGGGGGACTTGGCCCGGGTCCTCGTTTCGGATGATCCTCGTGTCTATGGCAAGGGCGGCCTGCTCGATCAGTTCAAGCAGAACGACATGCCGCGTGTCGCCATCAGCGTAGACATGCTCGATACTGGTATCGATGTGCTGGAGATTGTCAATCTGGTCTTTGCCAAGCCGGTTTATTCCTACACCAAATTCTGGCAGATGATCGGCCGTGGCACCCGTCTACTCGAACCGAAGAAGCCGAAACCCTGGTGCACCGAGAAGGATGTCTTCCTGATCCTCGACTGCTGGGACAACTTCGAATACTTTAAGCTCCAGCCAAAGGGGAAAGAGCTGAAGCCGCAGTTGCCCTTACCGGTGCGTCTGGTTGGCCTGCGTCTCGACAAGATCGAGGCGGCCGTTGATCGAGGCGAAGCCGAAGAGGCGGAACGGGAGATCATCAAGCTGCGGCAGCAGGTCGCTGAATTGCCGCAAGGCTCCGTGGTCATTAAGGAAGCCGCTCCGATTCTGCATCGCCTCAAGGGCGACAACTTCTGGGTCAGTCTCGGCCACCAGAAATTGGAATTTCTCCGTGCCGAGGTCAAGCCACTGTTCCGCACGGTTTCCGAGGCGGATTTCAAGGCGATGCGATTTGAGAGAGACCTACTGGAGTATTCCCTGGCCCGCCTGATCGAAGAGAAGGAAAAAGCGGAAACGCTCAAAGAAGGGATCATTGAGCAGATAGGCGAGCTGCCGCTCAGCGTCAATTTTGTTAAAGCCGAAGAGGCACTGATACGCTCCGCCCAGACCAACCATTACTGGGCCACAGCCGACGAAGATACTCTTGACGATCTGAATGCTCGAATTGGCCCGCTGATGAAGTTTCGTGAGTCGGTAATGACCGGCACCGGACCGGTCCATCTCGATTTGAAGGATGTCCTGCACAACAAGGAGATGGTTGAGTTCGGGCCGCAGCATGAAGCGGTCAGCATCAGCCGTTACCGGGAGATGGTCGAGGCATTGATCGCTGAGCTGACTGAACACAACCCGATCCTGATGAAAATCAAGAATGGTGCTGATGTCAGCTCCGACGAAGCCAATGAACTGGCCGAGATGCTCCATGCAGAGCATCCACACATCACCGAGGAGCTGCTGCGACAGGTTTACCAGAACCGCAAGGCGCGTTTCATCCAGTTCATTCGTCACATTCTGGGCATTGAGGTTCTGAAGAGCTTCCCTGACACCGTGGCTGAGGCCTTCGACCAGTTCATTCGGGAGCACACCAACCTCAACAGCCGTCAACTGGAGTTTCTGAACCTGCTGAAGAACTTCATTGTCGAACGAGAGAAAGTCGAAAAGAGGGATCTGATCAACGCCCCGTTCACCGTGATCCACCCCAAGGGGATACGTGGCGTATTCAGCCCTGCCGAGATCAATGAAATCCTGGCGCTGACTGAACAGTTGGCGGCCTAG
- a CDS encoding TnsD family Tn7-like transposition protein, protein MLAYFPVPYQDELLYSAIARYAVHTGQADNQKAVLRDVFGSLTATAISDLPSNLKTLTKNLSQIWCVSAEELIRCHTLAPLYLPFLRPEQADKIVESMFSRQGGNIHTRAGISAFSVPQHHFFRYCPACVTDQLESLGEPYWNRLNQIAGVNFCIKHRCKLIASDLQFRPKQKHLFQAAAKTRLNRLHASAEITSMESLLIRRFHEVIALQSLKGHSPSQWTSFYQQLAKRSGLVNGNRVDHAKIREKLAGDWKNTEFKIYFVHGLSSDWLTNIFRKHRKAFHPLSHLLVWCSLLPEMTAEEIVKDVGRQPMTEPKAPKENWSFLCSQDALTSSKREIWLQLIQKSRGHGIKKIRSSKPGGALYAWLYRHDRPWLMANRPPSANANKTKGKTDYSAWDQENIALLKKFRSEAVNDHGRQRFSRTFLIKQLPRTSSIEKHLSDLPETMKWLDQHAESVEEFQKFRINNAAIFLHKQIIPVKKWRLLRLAGIRPEKISPNVERLIQYLESEGDSFDRNKPEKSA, encoded by the coding sequence ATGCTGGCCTATTTCCCGGTCCCCTATCAAGACGAACTCCTCTATAGCGCGATAGCTCGGTATGCTGTTCATACGGGACAAGCTGACAATCAGAAGGCAGTTTTAAGAGATGTATTTGGTTCTCTCACCGCGACAGCAATATCTGACTTGCCCAGCAATTTAAAAACCCTGACTAAAAACCTCAGCCAAATCTGGTGCGTTTCCGCCGAAGAACTTATTCGATGCCATACACTTGCGCCTCTTTATCTGCCATTCCTGCGCCCTGAACAAGCTGACAAAATCGTTGAATCAATGTTTTCAAGACAAGGCGGGAATATCCATACCCGTGCGGGGATTTCAGCTTTTTCAGTGCCTCAGCACCATTTTTTTCGATATTGCCCGGCCTGTGTTACTGATCAGCTAGAGAGCTTGGGAGAACCTTACTGGAACCGCCTAAATCAAATTGCAGGGGTAAACTTTTGCATTAAGCACCGATGTAAATTGATTGCCTCAGATTTGCAGTTTCGTCCGAAACAAAAGCATTTGTTTCAAGCCGCTGCAAAAACCAGGTTGAACAGGCTGCATGCTTCTGCTGAAATAACAAGCATGGAGAGTCTCCTGATTCGTCGATTTCATGAGGTTATTGCACTTCAAAGCCTGAAAGGGCATAGCCCATCTCAATGGACGAGCTTTTATCAACAACTGGCCAAACGATCCGGATTGGTGAATGGAAATCGAGTGGATCATGCAAAAATCAGAGAAAAACTGGCCGGCGATTGGAAGAATACCGAATTCAAAATCTATTTTGTTCATGGGCTATCAAGTGATTGGCTCACAAATATTTTTCGGAAGCATCGCAAGGCGTTTCACCCACTGAGCCACTTGCTGGTCTGGTGTTCGCTATTGCCAGAAATGACTGCAGAAGAAATTGTCAAAGATGTTGGCAGGCAGCCGATGACGGAACCAAAGGCTCCGAAAGAGAATTGGTCATTTTTGTGCAGCCAGGATGCCTTGACTAGTTCAAAGCGAGAAATATGGCTTCAGCTCATACAAAAATCACGAGGACATGGAATAAAAAAAATCAGATCTTCAAAACCAGGCGGCGCTCTTTATGCTTGGCTATATCGTCATGATCGGCCTTGGCTGATGGCAAACAGACCTCCTTCAGCCAATGCCAACAAAACCAAAGGCAAGACAGACTATTCAGCCTGGGATCAGGAAAATATTGCGTTGCTAAAAAAATTCAGATCTGAAGCGGTCAATGACCATGGCAGACAAAGATTTTCACGGACGTTTCTTATCAAGCAACTGCCACGAACCAGTTCGATCGAAAAACATTTATCTGATCTTCCTGAGACAATGAAGTGGTTAGACCAGCATGCTGAAAGCGTAGAAGAATTTCAGAAATTTCGCATTAATAATGCCGCCATTTTCTTACATAAGCAGATAATTCCGGTAAAAAAATGGCGATTGTTAAGGCTTGCCGGCATAAGGCCAGAGAAAATATCACCGAATGTTGAACGCTTAATTCAGTATCTGGAATCTGAAGGAGATTCTTTTGACAGAAATAAGCCTGAAAAGTCTGCCTAG
- a CDS encoding ATP-binding protein — protein sequence MIENENSRYPIAYYKDPGLPEYADNPLIAALPEILSPIEVSEILKKTPIFKQEETALPGHIRVHAINRLTRNFFVPQTLHILLEQKFSVLVRKSYLGRNPKTARFKRKLNSIRNIIQNHDLTSYIHDDFDSFASSMAIVGISGAGKSTTTNILLNHYPRVIYHPDYNLLQVPWIKIDCPYDGSLAEFCESFFIALDRRLNTNYRQKYTAGKPRIGKLIADVADLCLIHAIGLIVVDEFQHMNLAKSGGEKKMINFLVTLVNVVEVSVVLIGTPKALRLFSSEFRQARRAAGEGSLIWDRLPFDESWDDFTEELWKYQWLQAPMPLDEAMKLKLYELSQGIPDIVIKLFCIAQARAILLAGPDPEDEYLSTALLEDVFDEELSVVKPMLESLRKNKERTLEMCDDLVVPNIESALLNTFDHLKPNALKKKANLEMGNETETDLAKSAFENLTAMGVSPDIAEPLIREVVQSNPKATLIQIIHQATSSFSNAPGTTSSQQREKANIMMKKDSWGQLPARDLRKIYFDKTGSMYEALDGEGLIYPLKAFLSAS from the coding sequence ATGATTGAAAATGAAAATAGCCGTTATCCAATCGCATACTATAAAGATCCTGGGCTTCCTGAATATGCTGATAATCCTCTAATTGCGGCACTGCCAGAGATATTGAGCCCTATTGAGGTTTCAGAGATATTAAAGAAAACACCCATATTCAAGCAAGAGGAAACTGCGCTTCCAGGACATATACGAGTTCACGCTATCAACAGGCTAACTCGAAACTTTTTTGTGCCTCAGACACTTCACATATTGCTCGAACAGAAATTTTCTGTTCTTGTCCGAAAAAGTTATTTAGGAAGAAATCCAAAAACGGCAAGGTTCAAAAGAAAACTCAATTCGATTCGTAACATTATTCAAAACCATGATCTCACTTCTTATATACACGATGATTTCGATTCATTTGCTTCATCCATGGCAATAGTAGGCATATCGGGTGCTGGAAAATCTACAACAACAAATATTTTATTAAACCACTATCCAAGAGTTATATATCATCCTGATTATAATCTTTTGCAAGTGCCTTGGATAAAGATAGACTGCCCCTACGATGGTTCTCTTGCCGAGTTTTGTGAAAGTTTTTTTATTGCCCTTGACAGAAGATTAAATACTAATTACAGACAAAAATATACGGCAGGTAAACCTAGAATAGGCAAGCTAATTGCCGATGTCGCAGACCTTTGTTTAATACATGCAATTGGTTTGATTGTCGTTGACGAATTTCAACACATGAATTTGGCAAAGAGCGGTGGCGAAAAAAAAATGATCAACTTTCTGGTCACCCTTGTCAATGTAGTTGAAGTATCTGTCGTCCTTATTGGAACACCAAAGGCCTTAAGATTGTTCTCTTCAGAATTTCGCCAGGCCAGGAGAGCTGCCGGCGAAGGAAGCCTGATTTGGGACCGCCTACCCTTTGATGAAAGCTGGGATGATTTCACCGAAGAACTGTGGAAATATCAATGGTTGCAAGCACCTATGCCGCTTGATGAAGCAATGAAATTAAAATTATATGAGCTTTCCCAAGGGATTCCGGATATCGTGATTAAACTGTTTTGCATCGCACAAGCAAGGGCGATTTTGCTAGCCGGTCCAGATCCCGAAGATGAGTATTTGTCGACCGCACTACTCGAAGACGTCTTCGATGAGGAGCTTTCAGTAGTAAAGCCCATGCTTGAGTCACTAAGGAAAAACAAAGAGCGTACTCTTGAAATGTGCGATGACCTTGTGGTTCCGAACATTGAGAGCGCGTTATTGAATACTTTTGACCACTTAAAACCGAATGCGTTAAAAAAGAAAGCTAATCTTGAGATGGGCAACGAAACAGAAACAGATTTAGCTAAATCAGCCTTTGAGAACCTAACAGCGATGGGTGTTTCTCCTGACATTGCTGAACCATTAATCAGAGAAGTGGTTCAATCGAACCCAAAGGCTACGCTAATCCAAATTATTCACCAAGCGACTTCCTCATTCAGCAATGCCCCTGGAACTACTTCTAGCCAGCAGAGGGAAAAGGCAAATATTATGATGAAAAAAGATTCTTGGGGCCAGCTTCCTGCTCGCGATTTGCGAAAAATATATTTTGATAAAACGGGTTCAATGTATGAAGCCTTGGATGGGGAAGGCCTAATCTATCCACTAAAAGCTTTTTTGTCTGCAAGTTAA
- a CDS encoding transposase family protein, which produces MFMPNDVYSLASKRVRVLWSNWQGIFWIEIDNQKALPRLASRAEFEHLMASGEIKSIDDPYVDIAMTPPKKGSRAEEVQDRAWDAIKDVVSTEPEIYERKTRGNLLESALKKSGATKQTVYRWLRRYWQFGMCKNALSGRYDLCGGPGKAKKLGTKKIGAPRTRTPGRGINVDESVKSLFRVAIEKCLLNESENEFDYTYNQVLIAFGVPLPSKPEDLLNVPTERQLRYFYEKEYSPIEITRKRKGEIDYLKDFRPVLGTSTSEVSGPGSRYQIDATVADVYLVSEQDREKIIGRPTLYFVVDVFSRTIVGMYIGLENASWVSAMEALANAMLDKVEYCASFGINITNEMWPTVGLPEAIIGDRGEMLSRHVEVLSKGFNVNIENTPPYRADWKGVVERYFRTVQVKMKPFVEGYVTGKVIGKKRHGKDYRQDGIHTLYEFTQMMIKIVLFYNNNHLLSTYDPDKDIPDNLPHNPLTLWNWGIEYRTGRLRRPAPDLVKVNILPHTEATVTEHGLKMFGCYYTCREAIDWGWFEGNYKGPKKITVAYDLYSANIVYIRPSNRYSDFIIASLTERSRSYRDLTIWEVWEKNDVKASTAATSKLKKRSGSVNLVADLETIAKRSKAAQPKPTINKAEKVKNIDKNKKDERKYERQKKGTGPSKPSEGKSDNVIPIHGQIDSRRSFRLPSRLKDLLKEDPSDD; this is translated from the coding sequence ATGTTTATGCCCAATGATGTTTATTCACTGGCCTCCAAAAGGGTTCGTGTTTTGTGGTCAAACTGGCAGGGAATTTTTTGGATTGAGATTGATAACCAAAAAGCACTTCCCAGATTGGCTTCAAGAGCCGAATTTGAACATTTGATGGCCAGTGGCGAGATAAAATCGATTGACGATCCCTATGTCGATATCGCCATGACTCCGCCAAAGAAGGGTTCACGAGCAGAAGAAGTTCAGGATCGTGCCTGGGATGCAATTAAAGATGTTGTTTCTACAGAGCCAGAAATCTACGAGAGAAAAACAAGAGGGAATCTACTGGAATCGGCTTTGAAAAAAAGTGGCGCAACAAAACAAACAGTTTATAGATGGTTGCGTCGATATTGGCAGTTTGGCATGTGTAAAAATGCCCTGAGTGGTCGCTATGATTTGTGCGGAGGTCCAGGCAAGGCAAAAAAATTAGGAACAAAAAAAATTGGTGCGCCCAGAACCCGCACTCCGGGTCGCGGAATTAATGTTGATGAATCTGTTAAATCGTTGTTCAGAGTTGCAATAGAAAAATGCTTGCTTAACGAAAGTGAGAACGAATTTGACTATACTTATAATCAGGTGCTTATAGCATTTGGAGTGCCTCTCCCAAGCAAGCCAGAAGACCTTCTGAATGTGCCAACTGAGCGTCAGCTCCGATATTTTTACGAGAAAGAATACTCACCAATTGAGATCACTCGAAAACGGAAAGGCGAGATTGATTATCTTAAAGACTTTAGACCTGTTCTGGGTACTTCCACTTCGGAAGTTTCTGGACCCGGTAGTCGCTACCAAATCGATGCAACCGTTGCGGATGTGTATTTAGTATCAGAGCAGGATCGAGAAAAAATCATTGGCAGACCAACCCTATACTTTGTTGTTGACGTGTTTAGCCGAACTATCGTCGGGATGTACATAGGCTTAGAAAATGCTTCATGGGTAAGTGCCATGGAGGCACTTGCAAATGCGATGCTAGACAAAGTCGAGTATTGCGCAAGTTTCGGCATCAATATCACCAATGAAATGTGGCCAACGGTGGGTTTGCCTGAAGCAATTATTGGCGACAGAGGTGAAATGCTTAGTCGACATGTCGAGGTTTTGAGTAAGGGCTTTAACGTCAATATTGAGAATACTCCACCCTACAGAGCGGACTGGAAAGGTGTGGTAGAGCGTTACTTTAGGACCGTCCAGGTTAAAATGAAACCATTTGTCGAGGGGTATGTGACCGGCAAGGTTATTGGGAAAAAACGTCATGGAAAAGATTACCGGCAAGACGGTATTCACACTCTCTATGAATTTACCCAAATGATGATAAAAATTGTGCTTTTTTATAATAATAACCATCTTCTCTCCACCTATGACCCTGATAAAGACATTCCAGACAATCTTCCCCACAATCCTCTTACTCTCTGGAATTGGGGAATTGAGTACAGAACAGGCAGGCTTCGTCGACCTGCACCCGATCTGGTGAAGGTCAATATATTGCCCCATACGGAAGCAACCGTAACTGAGCACGGGCTGAAAATGTTCGGCTGTTATTATACCTGTAGAGAAGCGATTGATTGGGGGTGGTTCGAGGGAAACTACAAGGGACCTAAAAAAATTACAGTTGCCTATGACTTGTATAGCGCAAACATCGTTTATATCCGACCTTCCAACAGATATTCGGACTTCATTATAGCTAGCTTAACGGAAAGAAGTCGGTCATATAGAGATTTAACCATTTGGGAAGTATGGGAGAAGAATGACGTAAAGGCGTCGACTGCGGCTACGTCTAAATTAAAAAAACGGTCTGGATCCGTCAATTTGGTCGCCGACTTGGAAACGATTGCAAAGAGGTCCAAAGCAGCACAGCCTAAACCTACAATAAATAAAGCCGAGAAAGTTAAAAACATCGATAAGAATAAAAAGGATGAGCGCAAATACGAACGCCAAAAAAAGGGGACTGGTCCATCAAAACCCTCTGAGGGCAAATCTGACAATGTTATCCCCATACATGGGCAGATTGATTCACGCAGGAGTTTTAGACTGCCATCGCGCCTCAAGGACTTGTTAAAAGAGGACCCATCCGATGATTGA
- a CDS encoding TnsA endonuclease N-terminal domain-containing protein, whose product MKDFLLPHPKPIVELLEPAILKKLVKEKRGQGLGKNYKPFLTVRDVPSKGRVHRRPSITHSRIVHLLSDLELAAFLLFDWHPSIIDIREQFPLDPEKTLNIAKRLGIKHPAVKGVYQVMTTDLLLDINLEGKIISQAVSVKYRSDLEDERIVEKQEIERRYWEGEQIEWYLFTENEVPTTLVQNIKWLIPHLYSFDLDKSSQIKSFNLVLKAIETFPEDKISVVMKGLDERQGDEPGTHLAYLRHLLAQNAFTWDMARINHRSLRTRDLIPSEHWQTEGYEYVYAQ is encoded by the coding sequence ATGAAAGACTTCTTGCTTCCCCACCCAAAGCCTATTGTTGAACTCCTTGAGCCCGCCATTCTTAAGAAACTGGTTAAAGAAAAGCGTGGACAAGGGCTCGGGAAAAACTACAAGCCATTCCTCACCGTCCGAGATGTGCCAAGCAAAGGTCGTGTTCATAGGCGACCGTCAATAACACATAGCCGGATAGTTCATCTGCTATCTGACTTAGAACTTGCCGCATTCCTTTTGTTCGACTGGCATCCATCCATTATAGACATCAGAGAGCAGTTCCCGCTTGACCCGGAAAAAACGCTCAATATTGCCAAGAGGCTTGGTATAAAACACCCTGCCGTGAAGGGTGTTTATCAGGTTATGACGACCGATCTTTTGCTGGATATCAACCTTGAGGGGAAAATCATATCACAGGCCGTATCGGTCAAATATCGATCTGATCTTGAAGATGAACGAATTGTCGAAAAACAAGAGATAGAGCGTCGTTATTGGGAAGGGGAACAAATAGAATGGTACCTATTTACTGAAAATGAAGTACCAACAACCCTCGTGCAGAATATAAAGTGGTTGATTCCCCATCTATATAGTTTTGATCTGGACAAGTCATCTCAGATAAAATCTTTCAATTTGGTGCTAAAAGCTATTGAAACTTTTCCAGAAGACAAAATATCGGTCGTAATGAAAGGACTGGATGAGCGTCAAGGAGATGAACCCGGAACTCACCTTGCATACTTGCGTCACCTTTTGGCCCAAAATGCATTCACTTGGGATATGGCAAGGATCAATCATCGATCGCTAAGAACGCGAGATTTGATTCCTTCAGAACACTGGCAAACTGAGGGCTATGAATATGTTTATGCCCAATGA